In the Methanothermobacter marburgensis str. Marburg genome, ATTGGAAGAAATCTGTTTGATGATCTTTCATTGCTTGTTGTAAGAAGAGCTTTACTGGGTCCATCCATGTCACAGTAACCATAGAGGGCACTGCTTCCAGGGAGGAACCTGCTTGATGGGTCTATTCGCAGCTGATGTGTGTGGTTTCCTGAGTAAACCATGATGTCCGGTATGTACTCATACCTTGGAGTAACTGAGGAAAGGTTCACAGGCACCCTCTCAAGGTGATAGAAGCCTGTTTCAAGGGTGTTTCTGTAGCCCCTTCTATCAATGACAGTTAAACTTACCGTATGCGGACCTTCACTGAACTGCCTCTTTATAATGTATTTGAGGGTACACTGATAGAGCTCCGGCCCGATATTTACATTTGGGATTGAATCTATCTCCTTCCCATCGATTTCAAGTATGAATTTATCGAAACCCCCATCTGAGTTTTCCTGAACATTAAATATCATTGTGAGGGTCTCATTTTCACCGGAAGTCATGCCCATGTCTATCTCAGTTATATCTGGTATGGCTGTTATGGTTGAGAAATGGATCTCATCACTTGCCTCATTCCCTGCCCTGTCCCTCACTGTAACCTTCAGAACATGCAGACCAGAGTTAAGGTATTCGTAGGGTACGGGGTTGTACCCAACAAGAACGCTTCCAAGGGATGCGAGGTAATCATATCCATATGGTGTGTTCCCACTCACAACATCTATATAGGTTCTCTCACTGTAGATGAGTCTGTCTGTGATGTTCTGACCGTCCAGCAACACCTCCAGGTTTGCAGGGTTGGGGGCAGGGTACTTCCTTGACTTATGCATTAGATAGGCCCTTGCAAGACCTGAGCATGTGTTATCGATCAACCTGAAACTAAGGAATGTACCTGGACGTGTCGTATCGTTCTCCCGTGGGTTGATGAATTTTATAACGGGTTTTATGGTATCTACCAGTATTTTATGGGCTACGGTTCTGCTGTTGCCCAGTGTATCCGTGAGGTTGAAGAGAAGGGTGTAGTAGCCGTCTGATGGAACTTCCATATTTACATGGAAACTTGTGGATGAGAAGCTGTAACTCACAGTGCCAGCTGAGGACGTCACATTGAAGCCCCCGATTCCAGCGGGATCTGAAAGGAAGCCTGTTATCTCAGGGTACCTTGTGTTGAAAATGTCCGGTCCGGATATGGTAATTGATGGGCCGGTGCTGTCTATAACCGTTGAGAAATAAACTATGTTTGAAAAATAACCATCCATCCCCACGCCCACCATATGGAAAGATACTGGACCATCAGGGAGCCTGATATTATTTACAGATCCATCCCAGCACTTTGTGATATTTTCATTAAAAGTCCCAATGTTAAGGGGTCCCTCATTGAAGTAGAGATAGACACTACTCAATGGTTCAGTGATATTAGCAAATATATTCATGAACCCGTGGATGGGTGAAAATACAGGGGATACGGAGGCATTGTATATCCGTGGCCCATCCTGATTGCTAATACATATCTTCCACTCATAGTCTGAGTAGAGTCCCTGAAGGTCAAATGCCCTTACCTTGATGGTGTGCCAGCCATCTGATAGTGGCCATCTTCCTGGTTCTGCTGTGACTTCAGACATTATCTGCCAGCTACCTGTTAGAATATTGCCTGTTACAGTCCCTGGAATTACAACTCCATCAAAAGTTATGTCAGAGTAATCAGAGAGACCGTTACCAGGGTCATTGATTAATGTGGCTTTTATGGTTAGGGAGGATGGTTTTCTGAAAAAGCTTCCATCGGCTGGGGTTACAGATGTAATAACTGGTGGATTACTTGTTGGTGGCAGGTACTGGAATGTCCAGGTCGCTGTTACCTCACCTGGCACCTCAACCCTGGCTGTGCAGGGGCCCCTGGGGGGCATTGAGGAGGGTGTGAATATCAGCCAGTCCCCTGTCCATGAGAGTATCCCCGGGAGTGGTGTCCCTGTGGGGGCTGTTCCAGGGTAGAGGTTCAGTGTGGCTGCAGCACCATCCCTTCCACCGAAGAGCCTCACACCCACACTCTGAAGTTCCCTGAGGACCTCACCTGGTGAGGGGTACCTGTCCATTACGAAGGTCCTGAAGACAACATCCTGGTGGAGGTGCTCCCCATTTCCAAGGAAGAAGTAGACAGACTCTGCCCAGCCACTCACATAGGCTGTAAGTACATGGTAGCCTGGTATGATATCGGTGAACTCGAATCTGCCATCGGGGCCCGTGATCATGCTGGCACCATCAAGGAACACCTCACCCTGGAGGAGCCCGGCCCAGCAGAGTATCTGGCCCTCAACCATCGTTGATAGGAGTGGCTGAAGCACCTGATCGTGTTCGATATCCTCTCCAGGTCCAGGGAAGAACCAGAGGTCCCTTACAGGGACGTAAGAGGGCTTTTCAAAGTCCAGGGTGTAGGTTCTCCATGGGTACAGTGACTGGAAGCTGTATGATCCATCTGAACCTGTGAGCACTTCAATTTCAAGGTCAACAAATTCACCGATGTAACGTCTGAGGGTCACGGTGACGCCCCCCAGGGGAAGGCCGGTTATGGCATCTCTTACTGTACCATGGATGCCTGAGTATGGACCAGGATACAGTATGATCTCCCTGAATAGGGCTGAGGTTTCCTGGAGGTTAACTTCTTCTGATGCAGGCTCATACGGGTGTAATCCTGCTGTAAGGTTATATGATCCTGATGTGGGGGCGGCTATCTCATATCTTCCCTCAGAGTCTGTGGTGGTGGATGCAACTGATGTGCCATCCATTAAAAGTTCCACAATAGCCCCTTCCAGAGGTGAGGGGTCCCTGTCAAGGTTCGCATGGAGCACCCGGCCATAAACGGAGTTTTTAATGTGCAGTTCAAAGTCCACAGGGATTATGAGGTTGGGTGCAACCGTTGTGGCCTTACTCACGGTTATATGGCTGGGGCTGGAGGTTGTGAAGAGGTAGTTCCCGGCTGGAAGGTCGAAGCTGTAGAAGCCGCTGGAATCTGTAATGTTTGAGATGCTGGGGTAACCTAACCTTGATGCTGTGACGGTTATTCCTGAAAGCGGTTCACCCAGGAAGTTCCTTATGTAACCCTGCACCCTGCCTGTTTCCTCCACATCAAGCTGAAGGGTGAAAATTCTGTTCACAGGTAACTCCCAGGGCATTATATCCACGGTGAGGTTCCTGTAACCATCCTTTGAGAATATGAGCCTCATGAGGTTGGCTGTTGTTGCGTAAAGGTTACAGGCAAATTTACCTGAGCCATTTGTCCTTACTGAACTCCATACAACCGGCTGGTCTGCATTTATGTAGAGGAGGTCCACCTTAACATTGAATACTGGAACCCCCACGTCATCAACCACGGTACCTTTTATCTCAAGAGGAACTGTAGTTGGAACCAGTGTGACATTGACAGTCAGGTTCCGGTCCTCTGTGAGGGTGTACCAGTAGCCGTCCCAGTAGTAGTAGTTAGTGGGGTAGATGCAGACATTCCAGTACTCTGAGGCCGGGCAGTGTTCAAATACAGCAAGACCATCTGCACCTGTGGTGCCACTGAAACTGTCCGGACCAGAGAGGTAGACGTTCTCACCGGCCACAGGGTTGCCATTAATGTCAGTAACATTAACCGTGATATTTGAGGGCCAGAGGTCCAGGCGGATGTCCTGGGTTGTGACACCCTCACCCATTAACAGGTAGATGTCTGCGTCACGGTAGTGTGACAGGTAGGTTTTGAGGTGACCTGAGAGGCCTGATACCAGTTCAGGAAAATTCTGGGTTGTGAAGATGTAGAACCCCTCTGAATTCGTGTCACCCCATATGGATGTGTATCCAGGGTGTGTGTCAGGCCAGAAGTACAACCTGACACCACGTAACGGTGCACCCGTTGAGTCATAGACGTGACCCTGCAGTGTCACAGGAAGCCCCTTCCTTATGAGCCTCACAGTCAGTGACTCACTGCTACCATCAGTGATGGTGAAATTACCGGTGACCGGTACATAGCCGTAGGGCCCCATGGTGTAGGTCCAGAGGCCATCGGGGATGTGGTTGAAGAGTGCAACACCATCCGCCCCGGTGACCCTGTAGAGGTAGGCGGGTCCATCAAGCTGGATGCCCACTCCACTCAGCGGCTCCCCATCCCAGTTCACTACCTTGAAGGATGCTGAGCCGTCATAGTAGCCCATAACGATGTTATGGACATTTTCAGATGACATGTTCAGGGCTATGACCGCATGGTAGGGCCTGTAGAGTGGGTGGTACGCGCGGATGTCATATGTCCCTGTATCTGAGGGTCCAACACCATAGAAGAGGTAATGGCCTCCCTCATCAAGACCCGCTGTCAGCTCAACAGGTTCACCATTCTGGGTGTAGCTGAGGGTAACATCCGCGTATACGAGGTTATCATCGGGGTCACTCACATAACCCCCCAGTGTGGTTTCATGTTCAAGTTCAATTTCCCTGTAATCCCCTGCCTCAGGGACTGTGAAGGTCTCAGCGTAGGGTTTATACATCCACATCTGCACACTGAGTGTCACAGGCACACCTGATGTGAGGAGGGGGTGGTCATCTGTGCTGAAGGCGTACTCCCCACTGGAACTGGTGTACCTGCTTAACCGGAATGAGCCTGATTCAAGGACAACCTCGGCGCCCTCAATGGGTGTTCCCCTATCAACCACGGTTCCCCTAACCTCAACCGGAAGCCCGAGCCTTATTAGTTCAATGCTGAGGGTGTTTTCACCATCAACAACCTGATTGTTCTGGTCTCAGGGGCGTAGAGTGGATGTGAAACCTGAAGGTTGAGTTCTCCTGTCTCGACAGCCAGTTTAACTGAGCCATCCTCACCGGTGTACCCTTCCATTCCAGCAAATGAGATAACAGCATCTTCAACGGGCTCTCCACTTGAGTTGGTGACGTTAACCGTGAGGAGCGCCCTCTCGTCCAGGACGATATTAAGTGAGATTTCATCACCTGGCTGCAGGGTAAGATCACTGCTCCAGGGGTGGTAGCAATATGCATCCACAGTTACCCCCCTCAACGAGGGGGACCTCATCCTCTCTGAACTCAAAGTAGAAGTTACCATAGGGGTCGGTGTACTCTGTGCGGTTCTCGGCCTCAAGAAGGACTGTTACAGGGATACCTGATGGCAGGGTCTCCTGGCCCCTCACAGTGCCCCTGATGGAGGTGCGGTACTCCATTTCAAAATCAAAGCGTGATGATTCACCACGGTCCATGAGGATGTTGTACCTCTCTGTGAAGAGGTCTCCGCGGAAGGCCACGAGAGCAAGGTAGGCCTGTATTACTCCGGGGTGTTCATCAAAGTATCTGCCGTAGTTCACCATGTATCTGCCAGCAGAATCTGTGTAGTTCTCTGCAATGGTGACGTCCAGCTGGTCACGGACCTCAACGATGACGTTCTCCAGTGGCGCGCCGGAGGCGTCATGGATTGTGCCGTAGAATGAGTTGGGGTATGCAAGTTCAAAGTTAACCTCGAGGGGTTCATTCACGTCAAGAATAAGTGATGATGGGGTGTAATTTTCGGCTGATGCCACAATTTCATAGGTGCCTGGAGGTAGAATAAGGTTGTAGGTTCCCGATGAACTGGTGGTGTTCTCTGCAACTGTCGCACCACCCTGAATGGCCTTAACGGTTGCATTTTCAATCGGGTCCCCATTCCAGGACTTCACTGTCCCGTATGGGTCAATGCCGGGCGGCGGTATTGCCGAGTCGTTGAGTTCAGCGGCGGAAGTTGAGCCTGCCAGGGCAAATAAAGTGAGTAAAAGTATAAGAATTGCAAATCCAGTGCATGCAGCTTCTTTTAAGGAGGATGTTCCATAAAGAAAATCCTTCAAAATTTACCCCCCCCAGAACCCCTTTAATGATTATATTATTCTATCTAGCTGTATTTAAAATTTTTTAATTTAAGATTAAAAAATAAAATTTCTTAAAACAATAGGGCTTTTCATATAAAAATCATATTAAAGTAATATTGGAAATCATAAAACTTAGACCTTTCACCTCAAACCGGCATATGAGAGTATTTCCTCTGTTTTTTCTCCCAGTATCTCCGAGGCCCTCTCCATGCACTCCTCAATCACGTATTCAAGGTCCTCATCGCCAGCCCAGTACTCCTCCAGGAACCCGTACCCGTGCCTGGATGCAAGCTCATCCACAACCACAGCACAGAGGTACACGTCGTCTATGTATCCATGTGGACCATAGATCTCCTCGGGTATCACATCGTAGGGGGCCACC is a window encoding:
- a CDS encoding carboxypeptidase-like regulatory domain-containing protein; the protein is MDAYCYHPWSSDLTLQPGDEISLNIVLDERALLTVNVTNSSGEPVEDAVISFAGMEGYTGEDGSVKLAVETGELNLQVSHPLYAPETRTIRLLMVKTPSALN
- a CDS encoding carboxypeptidase-like regulatory domain-containing protein; this translates as MKDFLYGTSSLKEAACTGFAILILLLTLFALAGSTSAAELNDSAIPPPGIDPYGTVKSWNGDPIENATVKAIQGGATVAENTTSSSGTYNLILPPGTYEIVASAENYTPSSLILDVNEPLEVNFELAYPNSFYGTIHDASGAPLENVIVEVRDQLDVTIAENYTDSAGRYMVNYGRYFDEHPGVIQAYLALVAFRGDLFTERYNILMDRGESSRFDFEMEYRTSIRGTVRGQETLPSGIPVTVLLEAENRTEYTDPYGNFYFEFREDEVPLVEGGNCGCILLPPLEQ
- a CDS encoding YkvA family protein; this translates as MDFTHFYDVLRENINSYRGEYERIVDYAPDLFRLLADVLRSDELGSDERLRISAAMGYLVAPYDVIPEEIYGPHGYIDDVYLCAVVVDELASRHGYGFLEEYWAGDEDLEYVIEECMERASEILGEKTEEILSYAGLR
- a CDS encoding MSCRAMM family protein, which codes for MVDRGTPIEGAEVVLESGSFRLSRYTSSSGEYAFSTDDHPLLTSGVPVTLSVQMWMYKPYAETFTVPEAGDYREIELEHETTLGGYVSDPDDNLVYADVTLSYTQNGEPVELTAGLDEGGHYLFYGVGPSDTGTYDIRAYHPLYRPYHAVIALNMSSENVHNIVMGYYDGSASFKVVNWDGEPLSGVGIQLDGPAYLYRVTGADGVALFNHIPDGLWTYTMGPYGYVPVTGNFTITDGSSESLTVRLIRKGLPVTLQGHVYDSTGAPLRGVRLYFWPDTHPGYTSIWGDTNSEGFYIFTTQNFPELVSGLSGHLKTYLSHYRDADIYLLMGEGVTTQDIRLDLWPSNITVNVTDINGNPVAGENVYLSGPDSFSGTTGADGLAVFEHCPASEYWNVCIYPTNYYYWDGYWYTLTEDRNLTVNVTLVPTTVPLEIKGTVVDDVGVPVFNVKVDLLYINADQPVVWSSVRTNGSGKFACNLYATTANLMRLIFSKDGYRNLTVDIMPWELPVNRIFTLQLDVEETGRVQGYIRNFLGEPLSGITVTASRLGYPSISNITDSSGFYSFDLPAGNYLFTTSSPSHITVSKATTVAPNLIIPVDFELHIKNSVYGRVLHANLDRDPSPLEGAIVELLMDGTSVASTTTDSEGRYEIAAPTSGSYNLTAGLHPYEPASEEVNLQETSALFREIILYPGPYSGIHGTVRDAITGLPLGGVTVTLRRYIGEFVDLEIEVLTGSDGSYSFQSLYPWRTYTLDFEKPSYVPVRDLWFFPGPGEDIEHDQVLQPLLSTMVEGQILCWAGLLQGEVFLDGASMITGPDGRFEFTDIIPGYHVLTAYVSGWAESVYFFLGNGEHLHQDVVFRTFVMDRYPSPGEVLRELQSVGVRLFGGRDGAAATLNLYPGTAPTGTPLPGILSWTGDWLIFTPSSMPPRGPCTARVEVPGEVTATWTFQYLPPTSNPPVITSVTPADGSFFRKPSSLTIKATLINDPGNGLSDYSDITFDGVVIPGTVTGNILTGSWQIMSEVTAEPGRWPLSDGWHTIKVRAFDLQGLYSDYEWKICISNQDGPRIYNASVSPVFSPIHGFMNIFANITEPLSSVYLYFNEGPLNIGTFNENITKCWDGSVNNIRLPDGPVSFHMVGVGMDGYFSNIVYFSTVIDSTGPSITISGPDIFNTRYPEITGFLSDPAGIGGFNVTSSAGTVSYSFSSTSFHVNMEVPSDGYYTLLFNLTDTLGNSRTVAHKILVDTIKPVIKFINPRENDTTRPGTFLSFRLIDNTCSGLARAYLMHKSRKYPAPNPANLEVLLDGQNITDRLIYSERTYIDVVSGNTPYGYDYLASLGSVLVGYNPVPYEYLNSGLHVLKVTVRDRAGNEASDEIHFSTITAIPDITEIDMGMTSGENETLTMIFNVQENSDGGFDKFILEIDGKEIDSIPNVNIGPELYQCTLKYIIKRQFSEGPHTVSLTVIDRRGYRNTLETGFYHLERVPVNLSSVTPRYEYIPDIMVYSGNHTHQLRIDPSSRFLPGSSALYGYCDMDGPSKALLTTSNERSSNRFLPMGGQLSFTVAETPFVDASGAEFLSLWMTDISVETNINWGWGGAILAYFDDGRGYSLLVNGTAGILGFDLLSALNPPAILYAKHEAPWVNWGGIVHDSVASARGADGRLWNNYILKIPHGLNRGHIRVIFVWETVNWFQGSIRDWSSVLKKTVSVSSKIDNVEFIKSVVDSVYPSPREENVPLRPTIWAHFKVPLDPRNFTGNTLQIRTPQGGIINGTAYYDTSTNKGYFTPIEELGGLRNYLGYIGSDIRTIYGRILPKPDPYRWEFQTRIGEARIWQTIRYNGEDYCIFLLWAAGSGGSPSYLPSGSALQSTYGTLLQIHVLKKVGDNYYELGDPDLAYTIFQAAERKAFYSKFIPGYSELVSDSLTEWVEDRADTWSGEALRFLSYLFSNPAPIPDDEDVIKDMIAMILGDGSTATTLTGVQQALSWFSMGISGSSKVNDLVEKLRKMQAEKAGKPFQATVVKDVLKIAELVTGELQFQRELWEFLFKCMWQLRVTEAYRPQLEAILPYTYGSTHEAIEDMLSADINSIQNEIALKVIKHIGVQSFNIIRDKVFEVISKNPYGMVVITTFKVFFALATKFTRWDDVHASTHVALAYANAEDSFYSAWLGHVNTFKLIPSDSVTVYDTSLPALASRLWYASGGNFYDAMVKIGRIVRNWPTSDRESWDKAIASYEIRATDYLKRSSNFIPEVLTSTADIMNLLPLIKVGTAGKPSSIYIGAHSPVALLVTAPDGRRIGYDPTRPEGQRIVNDFGASAFYNSPYSEPQVMLIPAGIGELRIQAFGVDTDSYRITVEVLDEDGNPISGSEWTGNITPGVYKFFSILIDQYGSTYKYDGRAPVIRVTGVSGGGRYTGTVKPLISVADDNLEGWFATLNGKLYTGGPVSSPGVYTLVVRATDGVNVVYSTVIFMIQGVSPVKPPEEGEHGGVRETAAVTAVYTVSGALSEVPSRAVVPPAEMVNVTPTGMRGGYDYTWLAVSLLVSVLIIGVYGALRRRNT